Part of the Geobacter pickeringii genome, GCTCATCTCCCACCCGTAGCCGGCGCTTCCCCGCCCCGTCAGCCTGAGGCGGTGCGTCTCTCCCACCGCGAGGCGGATGTCCGTCGCTTCCAATGCTGACTCCTCCGTGGCACCCTTATTCCTTGACGACGGTCGTGAAGAGGATGAACTGCCGCATGAACTCCAGGAACGTCGGGTTCCAGATGTCGCCATGCCCGTCGATGATCCGTTTGTCCACCGACACCACATAAAAGGGGTTGCGGGGGACCGTCCGGTTGAGGTGCGAGAGCTGTGCTCCTCCCAGTTCCAGCGCCCAGCCGCCGCGGGAGGAAAGGTCGATCCACTGCTGCCGCGCCGACTGGGCGGCACGGTAGGCGGCGGCTTTCTGCTCGGCCTCCGGCAGCGGCGGGGGGAGCGTTGCCGCCTGCGGGCGGGGGCGCAGCTCGTGGGTCCGGTACGGTTCGAAATGCCCGACGGTTTGCCGGTCCGCCAGCTTCTGCTCTCTGTCGCGATAGTTCTCGAAGAGGGTCGAGAACCACCGTCCCGCGGGGAAAGCCACCCCCGTCGCCTGGTCCGACTCCGAGGTGAAGATCGCCACGAGGGGGAGCTGGCCGTCGGGGTACCATTTCCTCACCCCGGCCAAGTCGCGCAGCGGGGTGAAGCGGGCGGCCTCGAAGGCGGGGTTCACGAGGATCACGAGGTCGCCGAAGGTCTGAGGCTCCTCCGCGTTCACCCCCGAGAAGCGGTCGATGAGGATCTGGGAGAGGGCGGAGTAGACCATCTGTCCGCCGAAGCTGTGGCCGACGACGATCAGCTTGGTCCGGGCGAGCCGGCTCTTCCCTTCGTCGTAGACCGCGAGATGGGAGAGCTGGACCTCCTCCAGCCGCACGAGGAGATCGGTCAGGGCGCCGTGGCCGATCTTGTCGGCGGTGTTCTTCCGGTCCCAGAAGGAGAGGGTGGTGAACGGCTCCAGATCGGCGGAAAGACCCCGCCAGCCGACGTAGATCCCGGCCACTTTCCGCTCCGGGCGCCCCTCGCTCTGGCTGGCGAGGCGCTCGTAGGAGTGGATGCGCTGCAGCGTCTCCCGGAAGGAGGCCACGTTGTCGTCGCCGGATGAGGCGTTGTGGCGCCAGCCGTGGACGTAGACGACCATGAGGAGCCCCGACTCCAGGGCGTCCCGGGCGAGGAGCCGGTCCACCAGCGCGTCGGCCTGCTTCCGGTCCCAGAGCCACCCCTGGTCGTCGAATTCCACGAAGCCGAGGAGGTAGTCGCCGTTTTCTTCCAGCGACGCCGTCTCGCACGCCGTCTTCTCCGCGGTTGCGGTACACGGCTGGTAGGAGGTCCGGTACTGGGCGTTGCCGGCGCACCCCGCCAGCGTGACGGCCAGCACCAGGGCGACGATGCCGCGGATGAGCCTGCTTTTTCCGGTCACGAAATCCTCCTCTGTCGTGGTGCGTTCATGGAACATTTCTCCTTTCCGGTGCTATTCCCGCTAAATCGGCTTGAACTCCCCGTTGAACCGGTCCTGGTTCTCCCGCCGCTTGGCCGCCGTGCTCCCGGTGTCGATGGATGCCTTGGTCAGCTCGTAGGCGTCGTTCAGCATCTGCACGAAGCGCCCCTCCATCTCCTTCATCTCCCCCTCGCCCAGCTTCCGGTCGACCCCGTACTTGGTCAGGATCTGCCGGAAGGTCGCCAGGTCCTCCTGGAGGATCACCTCGCGGGGGGTGGTGACGAAGTAGTCGTTGAGCTTCTTTGCCCGTGCCGGGTCGGTGATAATCCCCTGGACGAAGCCGAGGTACTCCTTCACGAAGCCGGGGGCGTTGCGGACGAGCATGACGTTATTGCTGTCCATCATGAAGCTGCGGACGTCGGCGTTGGCCGAGCCGATGGTGACGTCGTCCCCGAAGACCGAGACCTTGGTGTGGAGGG contains:
- a CDS encoding esterase — its product is MTGKSRLIRGIVALVLAVTLAGCAGNAQYRTSYQPCTATAEKTACETASLEENGDYLLGFVEFDDQGWLWDRKQADALVDRLLARDALESGLLMVVYVHGWRHNASSGDDNVASFRETLQRIHSYERLASQSEGRPERKVAGIYVGWRGLSADLEPFTTLSFWDRKNTADKIGHGALTDLLVRLEEVQLSHLAVYDEGKSRLARTKLIVVGHSFGGQMVYSALSQILIDRFSGVNAEEPQTFGDLVILVNPAFEAARFTPLRDLAGVRKWYPDGQLPLVAIFTSESDQATGVAFPAGRWFSTLFENYRDREQKLADRQTVGHFEPYRTHELRPRPQAATLPPPLPEAEQKAAAYRAAQSARQQWIDLSSRGGWALELGGAQLSHLNRTVPRNPFYVVSVDKRIIDGHGDIWNPTFLEFMRQFILFTTVVKE